In the Granulosicoccus antarcticus IMCC3135 genome, ACGCCAGGGAGACAGCACGGCTTGCAACTCATAAGGTGAACGGAATCGCTTGCCCACTATTTCAGGCAAAAGCACCTCTCGCAGGAAAGCCATGGCCCCGGCAATCGTCTCCTCCAGATAATCCGGAAAGGGATCCATGACACCTTCCGCAATACCATCCAGCCCCCCGCTCTTCAAGATCAGAAGAGGAATGGTCTTGCCGATCATGGTGCCGGTGGATATGACAAACGGCGTGATCAACGGCAAGCTGATGATGCGAAGCTCGGCAGACTCGATCCGTATCCCACCACTCATTTCATGCGGCGAGTGCGGTAAAGCATTGTGTTCAGACATCAGCGTATGAATTGTTCAACATAAACCTCAAGGGCATCAGGCTACAGCTCATTTTTCACAGAAGCCAGGTTCTGGAAAAGGAAACTGAGTTATCTGAAGGCTCGACAATACTGCAGCTTTTGATTCGCTATGACACGCACACAAACAATCCGCCACGAGTAATAGCGTAGAAGATACAGGAGCTGGATATTTTTGAGGGAGGTCAGCCAGATTGCTGACGTAGGGTAATGGTGGGGCGTGCTGGGTTCGAACCAGCGACCACCTGATTAAAAGTCAGATGCTCTACCAACTGAGCTAACGCCCCCGAATACCACTAACGGCCGGGTGACCGTGTCGACATGTCATTGCTGCTCGACTTGCCGAGCGCAAATTATAACGCATAAATATAGCTTGTGGGGTACTAAAGTCCTTCTCTATCCATTTTTTGTAGACGCTTTCTCGCTAATACTGCTGCAGAGCGCCCGGGATAGTCATCCTGCACACCCGTAAGGATGCTTCGAGCCTGTTCATACTCGCCTTGTTCGTACAGAGCGAAGCCGATTTTGAGACGTGCGTCAGGTACTTTGGTGCTGTTGGAGAAAGAATTGACGACGACTCCGAAATTTCGCAGCGCCTCTTCGAAGCTGCGCTGGGCGTACATGGCTTCACCCTGCCAGTACCAGGCATTGTCCGAGTAAGGGCCATCCGGAAACTTTTTCAGAAAATCGTCAAACGAGGCCACTGCACTATCATTCTGGCCACGGGCCAGCAAGTCATAGGCTCGGGTGTAACCTGCTTTTTCAGCCTGGGTTGCCGTATCGCGCAGTTTACCGCCGGGGGGGCGTGGTCCGTCGCCAAAATCAGCGTCATTCGAGTACGGAATGCTCACACCTTCTTCTGATACAAATACGCCAGCGGGCACCTCGGCACTAGTGGCAGCGGTTTCATCAAGCCCACCTGCCGTCTCGTCCAGCAAGCCACTACCTGCCAGCCCGCCTTCTCCACCCAGCAATCCCAGTGAGTCCTGAGCCTCTTCCAGATCAGTAATGCGTCGATCGGTATCGGCATACAGGTCGGAGTTGCGTTTGGTCAGGGTCTGGATATCGTAGTTCAGGTTTTCTATCTCGCCACGCAGACCGCGTATCTCCTTCTGCAGACCATCGATGCGTTGCAACTGATCCAGCAGCGATTGATCCATGACCCTCTCGATCCGTGCCAGCCTGCTATCCAGCTTGTCAAGCGTTGGCTTCTCCTGAGCCAGTACCGGCTTTGCAGCCAGCAGCAGACAGGTGCAAGCCAGTGCCAGCGCCTTCGTACAGAGACGGCGGGATGCCGGGCGAGCGGCACGCAACTGCAGCTGTTGTAATGGTTGGAAACTGGAAATATTCTTGTGATTCATCAGCGTGGCAGTCCTGCAACTTGATCTCGACATCAGCAAAACTTGCCGGGCATCTGGCCGGCAAGACGAAACACTCTTAATTCGGAATGGACACTTCGTAAATGACATTGACGCGTCGATTCTTGGCCCAGGCATCACTGTTGTGGCTGTCATCCACCGGCAACTCTTCACCATAGGACACCGTACGTGTCTGGGCAGAACTCACACCTTGCAACTGCAGCATGCGGGCAACCGTCTTGGCTCGATCTTCACCCAGTGCAATATTGTATTCACGGGAACCGCGCTCATCGGTATGACCTTCCAGACGTATGCGCCCTTCAGGGTTCTGTGCCAGAAAGCGACCGTGCTGCGCCACGATATCGAGAAACTCAGGCCGCAGCTCTGACGTATCGTAGTCAAAATAGATGACGCGCTCCAGCGGCGCCTTGCCGGCTATGGAGTTGGGATCGATTTCTGATCCATCCTGCAAGCCATCAATGGTGACCGGTTGCACAATGGCTTCTCTGGTACTGGCGTCCAGTAGCGCCGAATTATCGCGCGCAGGGGTGGAACCGCAGGCACTCAGCGACAAGGCGGCGAGAACAGTGAAAATGAGTTGAGTTCTGGACATGGATAAGACTCTCGGTTATCTCTGATTACTTGGAATAGGGGGACCAGGCAGGCTCTCGCACTGAACCACCATC is a window encoding:
- the pal gene encoding peptidoglycan-associated lipoprotein Pal, whose amino-acid sequence is MSRTQLIFTVLAALSLSACGSTPARDNSALLDASTREAIVQPVTIDGLQDGSEIDPNSIAGKAPLERVIYFDYDTSELRPEFLDIVAQHGRFLAQNPEGRIRLEGHTDERGSREYNIALGEDRAKTVARMLQLQGVSSAQTRTVSYGEELPVDDSHNSDAWAKNRRVNVIYEVSIPN
- the ybgF gene encoding tol-pal system protein YbgF, translated to MNHKNISSFQPLQQLQLRAARPASRRLCTKALALACTCLLLAAKPVLAQEKPTLDKLDSRLARIERVMDQSLLDQLQRIDGLQKEIRGLRGEIENLNYDIQTLTKRNSDLYADTDRRITDLEEAQDSLGLLGGEGGLAGSGLLDETAGGLDETAATSAEVPAGVFVSEEGVSIPYSNDADFGDGPRPPGGKLRDTATQAEKAGYTRAYDLLARGQNDSAVASFDDFLKKFPDGPYSDNAWYWQGEAMYAQRSFEEALRNFGVVVNSFSNSTKVPDARLKIGFALYEQGEYEQARSILTGVQDDYPGRSAAVLARKRLQKMDREGL